The following are from one region of the Magallana gigas chromosome 6, xbMagGiga1.1, whole genome shotgun sequence genome:
- the LOC105341766 gene encoding prostaglandin reductase 2 isoform X1, translating to MSTNAHVILVKRPGTNGTPTADNFGFEECPFPAELEAGEILIKTLYLSVDPALRCRMNEDTGVHYVTPWEIGKEIGGFIGVGQVIKSSDPAFSPGDIVEAQAAWPWVALFKRKQEEQNPLRKVDTSLLGGKLTLPLTVLGLIGLTSYLGFKEKGGIKPGQNQTLVVSGAAGACGSVAGQLGRLEGCTRVVGICGSNEKCQFLTQELGFDGAINYKTENVKERLAALCPDGVDVYFDNVGGEMSDTVISQMNKNSNVILCGQIAVYNKDVPYPPPIPESTETRIKDMNINRTRFLVLNYADKFEEAMTKLAELVLSGKIKVRETTMEGLENTGKAFVSMMNGGNIGKQIVHVADPS from the exons atgtcaacaaatgCGCATGTGATTCTTGTAAAAAGACCGG GTACCAATGGAACTCCAACAGCTGACAACTTTGGTTTTGAAGAGTGTCCTTTCCCTGCAGAGCTAGAAGCAGGGGAGATCCTAATCAAAACTCTATATTTGTCTGTAGACCCAGCCCTG AGGTGTAGAATGAATGAAGACACAGGTGTACATTATGTGACTCCATGGGAGATCGGTAAAGAAATTGGGGGATTTATTGGGGTGGGGCAAGTCATCAAGAGTTCAGATCCAGCATTTTCCCCAGGGGACATTGTGGAGGCTCAGGCTGCATGGCCCTGGGTTGCGCTTTTCAAACGCAAACAAGAGGAACAAAATCCACTCAGAAAG GTAGATACTTCTTTGCTTGGAGGAAAACTGACACTACCCCTCACAGTTCTTGGTTTGATTGGACTCACCTCCTACTTAGGTTTCAAAGAAAAGGGTGGCATTAAACCGGGTCAGAACCAAACCCTCGTGGTCAGTGGGGCAGCAGGTGCTTGTGGCTCTGTAGCTGGACAG CTAGGGAGACTTGAAGGCTGTACAAGAGTGGTTGGAATTTGTGGTTCAAATGAGAAATGTCAATTCCTGACACAGGAGCTAGGTTTTGATGGAGCCATCAACTACAAGACTGAAAATGTTAAAGAAAGGCTGGCAGCACTGTGTCCAGACGGAGTTGATGTCTATTTTGATAACGTTGGAGGGGAGATGAGTGATACTGTAATAAGCCAG atGAACAAGAATTCAAATGTGATACTATGTGGTCAAATAGCTGTATATAACAAAGATGTACCTTATCCACCTCCAATACCAGAGAGCACTGAAACCAGAATAAaggatatgaatataaatag gaCAAGATTTTTAGTGTTGAATTATGCAGATAAGTTTGAGGAAGCAATGACGAAGCTTGCTGAATTAGTTTTATCTGGGAAAATAAAg gtAAGAGAAACAACTATGGAGGGCTTAGAAAATACAGGAAAAGCTTTTGTGTCCATGATGAATGGAGGAAACATTGGTAAGCAGATTGTCCATGTGGCTGATCCCTCCTAA
- the LOC105341766 gene encoding prostaglandin reductase 2 isoform X2 has translation MNEDTGVHYVTPWEIGKEIGGFIGVGQVIKSSDPAFSPGDIVEAQAAWPWVALFKRKQEEQNPLRKVDTSLLGGKLTLPLTVLGLIGLTSYLGFKEKGGIKPGQNQTLVVSGAAGACGSVAGQLGRLEGCTRVVGICGSNEKCQFLTQELGFDGAINYKTENVKERLAALCPDGVDVYFDNVGGEMSDTVISQMNKNSNVILCGQIAVYNKDVPYPPPIPESTETRIKDMNINRTRFLVLNYADKFEEAMTKLAELVLSGKIKVRETTMEGLENTGKAFVSMMNGGNIGKQIVHVADPS, from the exons ATGAATGAAGACACAGGTGTACATTATGTGACTCCATGGGAGATCGGTAAAGAAATTGGGGGATTTATTGGGGTGGGGCAAGTCATCAAGAGTTCAGATCCAGCATTTTCCCCAGGGGACATTGTGGAGGCTCAGGCTGCATGGCCCTGGGTTGCGCTTTTCAAACGCAAACAAGAGGAACAAAATCCACTCAGAAAG GTAGATACTTCTTTGCTTGGAGGAAAACTGACACTACCCCTCACAGTTCTTGGTTTGATTGGACTCACCTCCTACTTAGGTTTCAAAGAAAAGGGTGGCATTAAACCGGGTCAGAACCAAACCCTCGTGGTCAGTGGGGCAGCAGGTGCTTGTGGCTCTGTAGCTGGACAG CTAGGGAGACTTGAAGGCTGTACAAGAGTGGTTGGAATTTGTGGTTCAAATGAGAAATGTCAATTCCTGACACAGGAGCTAGGTTTTGATGGAGCCATCAACTACAAGACTGAAAATGTTAAAGAAAGGCTGGCAGCACTGTGTCCAGACGGAGTTGATGTCTATTTTGATAACGTTGGAGGGGAGATGAGTGATACTGTAATAAGCCAG atGAACAAGAATTCAAATGTGATACTATGTGGTCAAATAGCTGTATATAACAAAGATGTACCTTATCCACCTCCAATACCAGAGAGCACTGAAACCAGAATAAaggatatgaatataaatag gaCAAGATTTTTAGTGTTGAATTATGCAGATAAGTTTGAGGAAGCAATGACGAAGCTTGCTGAATTAGTTTTATCTGGGAAAATAAAg gtAAGAGAAACAACTATGGAGGGCTTAGAAAATACAGGAAAAGCTTTTGTGTCCATGATGAATGGAGGAAACATTGGTAAGCAGATTGTCCATGTGGCTGATCCCTCCTAA
- the LOC105341765 gene encoding ribosome biogenesis protein NOP53 isoform X1, with protein MEANVPRKKSRLAKNKKKAWRKVDITDVEEFLEDERLQERTGGLVAEKLDAELFTLERKAPATATEEPVPKKKRRKEPKVLKCYSHLMPDPKIKLARKPQPSRKVKDKQAPHIKEKVLSGVKTQKELKAEDQRKLVQEKRLKKDRTKGSIVVASYNLWDDEPKKPVDPFAKPLVKRPKRKAPSDLPAVQVPHPGASYNPDYEDYQELLSKAHEVEEKKLLEEKKLQKFEEEIKKVDPKTLERTWLSEMSEGIKDKEELKEEEEDGDDAINAEDLDRISVNPPVRRESKKTRTQRNKEKKKKMQEKLKAQGKMDKTKANEIFRLKSMKAELDEREADLQRKAQERRQKWQSQGLQTRKLGRLKFEEPLLEIKLSGELEGSLRKLKPEGNLFVDRMKSFEKRNIMEPRQEAKKYRKYKRKTVIKRSHKV; from the exons ATGGAAGCCAACGTGCCTCGAAAAAAATCACGCCTTGctaaaaacaagaaaaaggCATGGAGAAAAGTAGATATAACAGACGTAGAGGAATTTTTAGAAGATGAAAGACTCCAAGAAAGAACTGG TGGATTGGTTGCTGAAAAGCTAGATGCAGAACTTTTCACATTAGAGAGAAAAGCACCAGCAACTGCAACAG AAGAACCAGttccaaaaaagaaaagaaggaaGGAACCCAAAGTGTTGAAATGTTACTCACATTTAATGCCAGATCCAAAGATCAAATTAGCCCGCAA ACCTCAGCCATCCAGAAAGGTCAAGGACAAACAAGCTCCACATATCAAAGAGAAAGTACTGAGTGGTGTGAAAACACAAAAAGAACTTAAAGCAGAGGATCAGAGAAAGCTAGTCCAGGAAAAGAGGCTGAAAAAGGACAGAACTAAGGGCTCCATAGTGGTTGCTTCTTACAACCTGTGGGACG ATGAACCTAAGAAACCAGTGGACCCATTTGCAAAACCTTTAGTGAAA AGGCCAAAGAGGAAAGCCCCTTCAGACCTGCCAGCAGTACAAGTTCCTCACCCTGGGGCTTCATATAATCCAGATTATGAAGATTATCAG gAACTTTTGAGCAAAGCACATGAAGTTGAGGAAAAGAAGTTACTAGAGGAGAAGAAGTTACAGAAATTTGAGGAGGAGATAAAGAAAGTGGACCCAAAAACACTTGAG AGAACCTGGCTCTCAGAAATGTCTGAAGGCATCAAGGATAAGGAAGAATTGAAAGAAGAAGAGGAAGATGGAGATGATGCAATAAATGCAGAGGACCTAGACAGGATTTCTGTGAATCCGCCCGTACGCAGGGAGTCCAAGAAGACAAGAACACAACGgaataaagagaaaaagaaaaagatgcaG GAAAAATTAAAAGCCCAAGGAAAGATGGATAAAACCAAGGCAAATGAGATTTTCAG GTTGAAGTCAATGAAAGCAGAACTAGATGAAAGAGAGGCTGATCTCCAGAGGAAGGCCCAGGAGAGGAGGCAGAAATGGCAGTCTCAGGGTCTACAGACTCGCAAACTCGGCAGACTCAA ATTTGAGGAGCCTTTACTGGAGATCAAGTTAAGTGGTGAATTAGAGGGATCACTAAGGAAACTTAAG CCTGAAGGAAATTTATTTGTTGACCGAATGAAGAGCTTTGAAAAGAGAAACATTATGGAACCCAGACAAGAGGCCAA GAAATACAGAAAATACAAGAGAAAAACAGTCATTAAGAGAAGTCACAAAGT ATGA
- the LOC105341765 gene encoding ribosome biogenesis protein NOP53 isoform X2 — protein MEANVPRKKSRLAKNKKKAWRKVDITDVEEFLEDERLQERTGGLVAEKLDAELFTLERKAPATATEEPVPKKKRRKEPKVLKCYSHLMPDPKIKLARKPQPSRKVKDKQAPHIKEKVLSGVKTQKELKAEDQRKLVQEKRLKKDRTKGSIVVASYNLWDDEPKKPVDPFAKPLVKRPKRKAPSDLPAVQVPHPGASYNPDYEDYQELLSKAHEVEEKKLLEEKKLQKFEEEIKKVDPKTLERTWLSEMSEGIKDKEELKEEEEDGDDAINAEDLDRISVNPPVRRESKKTRTQRNKEKKKKMQEKLKAQGKMDKTKANEIFRLKSMKAELDEREADLQRKAQERRQKWQSQGLQTRKLGRLKFEEPLLEIKLSGELEGSLRKLKPEGNLFVDRMKSFEKRNIMEPRQEAKKYRKYKRKTVIKRSHKV, from the exons ATGGAAGCCAACGTGCCTCGAAAAAAATCACGCCTTGctaaaaacaagaaaaaggCATGGAGAAAAGTAGATATAACAGACGTAGAGGAATTTTTAGAAGATGAAAGACTCCAAGAAAGAACTGG TGGATTGGTTGCTGAAAAGCTAGATGCAGAACTTTTCACATTAGAGAGAAAAGCACCAGCAACTGCAACAG AAGAACCAGttccaaaaaagaaaagaaggaaGGAACCCAAAGTGTTGAAATGTTACTCACATTTAATGCCAGATCCAAAGATCAAATTAGCCCGCAA ACCTCAGCCATCCAGAAAGGTCAAGGACAAACAAGCTCCACATATCAAAGAGAAAGTACTGAGTGGTGTGAAAACACAAAAAGAACTTAAAGCAGAGGATCAGAGAAAGCTAGTCCAGGAAAAGAGGCTGAAAAAGGACAGAACTAAGGGCTCCATAGTGGTTGCTTCTTACAACCTGTGGGACG ATGAACCTAAGAAACCAGTGGACCCATTTGCAAAACCTTTAGTGAAA AGGCCAAAGAGGAAAGCCCCTTCAGACCTGCCAGCAGTACAAGTTCCTCACCCTGGGGCTTCATATAATCCAGATTATGAAGATTATCAG gAACTTTTGAGCAAAGCACATGAAGTTGAGGAAAAGAAGTTACTAGAGGAGAAGAAGTTACAGAAATTTGAGGAGGAGATAAAGAAAGTGGACCCAAAAACACTTGAG AGAACCTGGCTCTCAGAAATGTCTGAAGGCATCAAGGATAAGGAAGAATTGAAAGAAGAAGAGGAAGATGGAGATGATGCAATAAATGCAGAGGACCTAGACAGGATTTCTGTGAATCCGCCCGTACGCAGGGAGTCCAAGAAGACAAGAACACAACGgaataaagagaaaaagaaaaagatgcaG GAAAAATTAAAAGCCCAAGGAAAGATGGATAAAACCAAGGCAAATGAGATTTTCAG GTTGAAGTCAATGAAAGCAGAACTAGATGAAAGAGAGGCTGATCTCCAGAGGAAGGCCCAGGAGAGGAGGCAGAAATGGCAGTCTCAGGGTCTACAGACTCGCAAACTCGGCAGACTCAA ATTTGAGGAGCCTTTACTGGAGATCAAGTTAAGTGGTGAATTAGAGGGATCACTAAGGAAACTTAAG CCTGAAGGAAATTTATTTGTTGACCGAATGAAGAGCTTTGAAAAGAGAAACATTATGGAACCCAGACAAGAGGCCAA GAAATACAGAAAATACAAGAGAAAAACAGTCATTAAGAGAAGTCACAAAGTGTAG